The Glycine max cultivar Williams 82 chromosome 17, Glycine_max_v4.0, whole genome shotgun sequence genome contains the following window.
CCATCATATCCTAACTTGggatattatataataatctgGGCCCCTCTACTCTATTCCATCTTGTTTCTGCAAGAGATAAGGATTCGAGAGGGATAAGACTTTTGGcaggttttgtttatttttgtacaATGACAAATCGCGATGAATATATGAAGATGCCTCTTCTTTTAATACATTTCCTGTACGTtcatttgaaaagaagaaaaaggacaaCTATTAGGAGCCATTGGTTCGGCCTTTACTTTTGGTTGCATATAATActactatatattatatttatattaacttaCTGATATGCGTGTGTTGTGCGgatattaaaatcatttttaaatttataagagtattttttaatgttattttgagtttttaatatgttttttaattatttaatttaaattttattcgggttgttaataaatatgttaatatatttttctatgctCACATGttctataaaattatgattattgagGTTGTTATTTTAGGttggatttttttcactttaataatattttccgTGTTCCCTTTTGATTACGGGTGTTTATGGTGATTTGATggaattttatcttaaaattaaaagtaaaaattagtACATAATACTTACTTTCAAGTTCAACTATTGTAatgattaaacttaaaaaaaaaaacagtaaaagcGCATTCATAATAGTTGCTTTCGATTatgaaaacttagaaagcaaatatttaacaataaaacactaattgcaataatatttttaaggatGTTCGTGGTGTGGTATGGTTTAGATTGATTTCCGTGTGTCAAACTACGAATCAAATTGAACCACgtttgaaaaatagaaaaaactaaACCAAATATACAATAGAAATGTGTTTCCATTTCACAtagctattaaaaaaaatataacaacggAAGCATGTTTATATTGTACATTGCTAGTTACACATTGGAAATGTTTTTCCATTGCGTGAATGGgagtgacaaaaaaaatagcACAATGAAAACAAACTTCTGTTGTGCAACTAGCAATGTACAACATAAACACATttccattttgtttcatgtcaGTGGGCAATTTGGGAATACCATGAAAAGGCACCATGTGGGTAATGCCAATAACAAATTAGATAGTACGAATAGCAGTAGCCTTGTGAGTGCTGGTAGTATGGGCCTTTTTCTTTTCCGGTCCATCTTTGGGGTTGACTGTGTCGTGGAGAATATGGGTTGTATCTGGTGAATGAAGTCGTGATGTATGAACATTTTACACCGTCTACCACATTAAACAGCAAATGAATCATGTTCATTATACTTTGAATATATGACCTAAATTTATTCGTATATTTGAATGTGTTCGGTTCGTCTCTATCATAACCTATACAAATATGACACAGCTTGATGACAAATATGAAGTTATACTAGACTGTGTAGAATTCCTTGTAAACTTTGTATGCATTCTAACAAGGAATTCAATAAATAGCAAAAGCTATATTCTTTGGGTTACTGAATTCTCTTGAATTTCTCTCACAGGTATCATTttttgaagaagaaataaatCAGGAGAAGAGAGATTTTCTAATTTCAaggtaatttaatatttaatcaataCTCCAATTtcctattatcatttttttacaccatcattttttcaaattatataaattttaaaaaatttaaaatcaaaaaaaattttaaatttattcataaataaaatttcatgtaCTCATAATTTCTAAGAATGCaacaaattaagtaaaaataaagtgCCTTGAAATTTTGGAATGATGAAGTTTTCAGCGATAAAATTTCAAGCATTCGCTCTAGGACAGTGCAACATCTTTGTTCTGATCGGTTTATAAGACAGTACAACATCTTTGTTCTGACTCGGTTTTTATGTGTGTCTAAATATGTGACACAGCTTGATACAAATATGAAAACTTTGGATGCATTaatttcatcaccattttctattttcacttaATTTAATTGAACTCTTCTCGGATCGTACCAGGAACTCTTATAAatgatattcattttatttaatctgAATTAGAAGTATCTTTTATTTAAGTATAAATATTTACTGCATGGCTCAAACTAATTCTCCAAAGCATCAGTCCAAACTTTTTGCCTTAATTCACCTCTCATATATTACTATTGTTACTAGCTACCACCTATGACGTAGAATTTTAGATTAAGTGAATGAATTTagtgagaaatttaaattttagtagtattaagattttaaaagttgaaaaaaaattaaaatctgatttttgcttttataaattttaaaatttaaatttaataactaaatCAAATAAACCTTTATAAAATGTAATACTAATATTACTAAAATTAAACCGATAATTTATATTAGTGATTGTTTTTACAGAATTAAATTAGTGATTATGATAGTAAATAAGTACATActtcataattttatatattatataagttagtgtgaaaaattaagataaatatataactCGTGGCACCAATCTCGGATCATAATCCAATTCTTGTTGAAGCTTTTTCATCAGAAAAGAATGACTTTCAAGAAGTCATTTCGATTCGAAAATGCCTGGCTCTTAGAGGACAAGTTAGAGAATGTTGTGAATGAAGAGTGGAATGTGGAGGTGTTCTCAAAGCTCAAAAAATGTGCTAATAATTTGGAACAATGGGGTTAGGAGAGGAGGAAGAAGTTTCGACTTGAGGTTGATGGCTTAAAAAGGGAATTGGAGAGGTGCAAGAATTTTGATGATGTTGACTTGGTGACAAGAGTTAATTCATAAAGTTTGTTTGGATGGAGCAATTCAGTAAgggaattcatttttttcaaggaatttaaaataattcatgataaaatagtttgtttggatagaatatttaaaaggaaatttatattttttggtatttttataaatcattttgattgactaaaacggtgagattttaaattctctcaaaacatatggaatttgaaattcttttttcagaGATGCTCACTCTAACTCACGTTCTTGCTTGCGACTCTTTCTCACTCAACAATTCCAACTACAggtgaccaaagtttttacgACCGACATcgacataaattatatttcactAACGTTGGTCGAAGATTTTTTGGTcaaaatttttttgtatgatgtcaaccaaagttattttttgttgatattggctaagattttttttagatgatgttggttaggaTTATTTTCTCACTAATGTCAATCATGGAAATTTTTTGCTGACGTCGCCCAAGGATTTATTTGGCTGTTGTCATCCAGgttttttcaatttatgttgaccaatgatttttttgcccgacgttggctagatttttttgGTCAACGTCAACTAGGGTTTTCtagccaacatcagccaaaacttttttttagccaatatcggCTAGGGTTATTTTTCAGTCGATGTTAGCTAGGGTATTTTGGCTaatgtcaactagattttcttagtCGACAtcggttaggatttttttgcCGACATCGACTAGGGTTTTCTGGCTGACATCAGCCagagctatttcttaaccacattagctAGGTTTTTTGGTTGCTGTTGGCTAGGATTTCTTCtgttaacatcaactaggtATTTTTGACCGACATCAGGTATAACTATTTTTAGTCGACATCCACTAGAGTTTTTTCGGTCGACATCGATCAGAGCTATTTTTTAGTCAACATCAGCCAAAGCTATTTTATAGCCGATGTTGGGTAGGGTTTTTTTGTCTGACATTGGTCagggctattttttagccaacttcaACTAGGAATTTTTCGGTCAACATTGACCAATGATATTTTTTGACCGTCATCGGGTAGGTTCTATTGGTCGGCATTGACCAAGCTAGTTTTTAGCCGATATTAggtagatttttttgtcaacgtCTGCTAGGATTTTTTTGGCCGATGTGGGCTAAAAATAACCTTGGTCAATGTCGTTCAAAAAGATCCTAGCTGGTGTCGGCCAAATAAACCCTAGTCgatgttggtaaaaaaaaccaatgttagtCGAAAAATAGCCCCGATTGACATCAACTGACAAATATTCCCGacatactttgacaaaaaaaaaaaaccttatttgATGTCGACCAAAAAATAGCCTTGATTGATGTCGATTTAAAAACATCACTTgttgtggtaaaaaaaaataaccctagttaaaattatcaatattttatatttttaaattgttaaaaattaaaaaatattttttaattaacatttcaaaattagattgtgtttgttttttataaagtttagtattgaaattttatttatttaaaatataaaattgaaattttgcatatgaAGAAAATTGAATTGTCCCAAAATTGAATTGTCCcatccaaacaaagaatttaaaatttaagaaatttgaattgatttatctaaacaaagtatttgaaaaaatgaagaaaattaaaatcaaaacaatttaaattctAGGCATTTCAAATTCCCTTTTTGAAATTCTTAATGCAAACAAAAGGTAAAGGATCAAAATGTTTCTATGCTTGTGAAcgacgatttttttttttgaaatcttcttttaaaataaaacactgttataaatttataaataaaaggaaataaaccaCGATgatatttagaagaaaaaaatcatcttaaaataaaatagtgacaaatttataaataaaaagaaatgaacgGCGACCGTCGTTGTTGGCACGCTCATTTTTTCACTCATTTTCTAGTAAAGAAGCATTCGGTCCGTTCACTGACTCACTCACTAACTCACCCTCTGCTTGTGCTCGTCTAGCGCTGTCGTCGACTCACTCACCATTTTCGTGCTCACTTATAACAGTGCCCATGCCCTCTCGAGGTTGGTTCCCTCTTTGATCCTATtatctctcatttttatttttgcttcaaTTTTGTGATGCGTGTTGTGAAGATGGATTTGTACGAGATcgtatttgtgtgtgtgtgtgtgtgtgtgtgcgatTCAATAGGGTTTGTTGTGGTGCGGGGttgaaaattgtaaaattcTTGGTGTTGGGGGTTTGGAATTTATTGAATTGAGCTTCTTTTGGGAAATTCCTTTGTGTTGTGTTTGGATGGGGCAGTTTATAGTTTCTGAGAATTTCAAATAAGATAGAATATGTGAAAATTGTGTTTGTTATAGGGATCCAAAAGTTAACTTAAGGGTTTTAAATTACATACTATTTTGAATTCTGGGTTTTGAAAAAGAACGTTAGTTCAAAATTGTGTTTCTGGGTTTTTTGTTTCCTGAGCAGCTTCAAtgtcatgatttttgttttcaggaaaatatatttgagTGGCAATTTGCGATTAGAGGGCCTCGTGATACCGAATTTGAGGGTGGTATTTATCATGGACGGATTCAGTTGCCTTTAGAGTATTTATTCAAACCCCCTTCATTCAAGTAGCATTCCTTTCTGCTATTGACACTCTGTGTTTGCTAAACTATTTTTCAAGTTATTTATTGAGAGCATGACGAAATTTTCTCATTGTTCGGGTCATAAATATCATCATGCATTtcgcattctctctctctctctctctctctctctatatatatatatatatatatacacacacacacacacacacacacacacacacacacacacacacacatatatatatatatatatatatatatagatagatagatacatacatacatacaagaTTATAATTATGCAGTTGTTCCTCTGCAACTATAAAACTGCCTGATATATTCAACTATTTGCTTTATAATTTTCCATTATTATCGTTGTCTAGGTAGGATCATATTATGCTTTGGGACAAAACATGACTTACTCTAGATAGAAGTGGCATTGTATTGATTTCCATAACTTAAGATCATAAGGTTGGATGCTAAAATATTGATCGAACGAAGTAGTTTCATTTTAATGTATTCATAATTTGTATCATTAGAATGTGAATGCATCTCTGTTATTTTCACGATTCTTCTCTAACACATTACcttcatttttgtaaataaaaagcCAATTTCTACACTGAATTTTTTCTTCCTCTGATTCTGGTGaattaactatatatatgttgtttaattaattatttgagtaGGGTGCAGAATGGTATCCCTTGATCTGAAATGGAGTTCAGGCCAATGCATGGTTATGGGGAAGGTAGAGTCAAGTACTAAAGCTAAAGGGGAAGATATGCCTTCCTTGTGCGCTAGTTCGACCTATGAGGGCAAAGAGTAAATATTGTTGCTATGGGACCAGCCATAGATCATGCTCCTGTTATTGCCAAGCCCTTGACAAAAGATGACCTAATTGACTACTTCATATCTAGTTGCAAGCCCAAACATAACTGGAGGTGacttacatacatatatatatatatatatatatatatatatatatatatatatatatatatatatgcacgtACATGTAAAATGCCATGTAGAGaaggaaaaattattagatatgtaGTTTCAGATCACTATGTATCCGTGTTCATAATCTGTGGTATGCATGTATtcaagtttaattaataatacttgattatatataatataaaaattagtgaAGATAGTATTAATAATTCTGCCAAGTATTAATATATATCTTTATCTGATGtgtattcaaatttaattaataacactttattatatatataaccaagAATTTCATTACCTTCGTTTTTGTGTTACTTCACTCAAGATGTTGCCTACAACCTCTAGCTGCCGAGGATGTGTTGCCAACAACCATGATTGCAGGTTCTTAAGACAAGGGATTATGTCCCTGTAGAACAGACAAAACCTGCCTTGCAGTTGTGGTAGCCCTCTTGTTCAGGTGGAATGTTGCAAGAGGATAGTACTAAATGGAGCTATATGGCCTTACCGAcatgtttttgaattttattagaATATGGAAATTGAGCATTATGGTTAGTGCCAAAATGATATGAAAATTTAGAATTGAGACTGTACAACTCCTTTGCAGTTTGGTTATTTCTGTGTTCTGTCTCAATTTGAATATGCAGAGTGTGGAAAACGGACATGGTTTGGGGACAAAAGAGAGGAACAAGCTCCAATTGAGTCAAATGGTCATTATTTTTCCCTTCTCATATACAAAGTTATAGTTTCTGAAATTTTTTCTAATCTGAGAATTGCAAAGATTAGTATGTTACTCTTCTTAATTGTCTTTATCACACCCTCTCAATTTCTAATAAACTGCAGAATTTCTTCCAAGGTTAAGGAGGCAAAAGTCAGTAACTTCTAGGTCTCAGtatataaacaaaaaggaaCTAAGGTGAGACACTACTCTTGTGATTATTTAGCAAGAGAAGACTCTAATTGTGATGATTTGAAAGAGTAGAAAGCATAGTTCATTTGTTGGTATTGCTCAAGCCTCTCATATCTAGATTCTGGTGAATATCTATCTTAGAGTTTGTGTTGGAACATGGAATGTTGGAGGAAAGCTTCCACCTGATGACCTAGATATTGATGATTGGTTAGGCATTAACGAGCTAGCTGATATCTATGTTCTTAGGTAAGTTGTTCCCTTatcaaaagtttattttattttctgtttctaattattttgtatatacACCTAAATACAatgccattttgttgttgcTTTTAATATATTTCCTTTATATAATCACTTTTCTCTTCATGCATATGGATATTTGTCCCCTTGTTTGACTAGAACATAGTATTACAATGTTGTAGTCTTCAGGAGATTGTACCATTAAATCCGGGTAACATTTTTTGTGTTGAAGACACTCGACCGAGACAGAAATGGGAAAACATTATTCGAGATGCACTTAATAGAGTTAGATCAAAAGCACCAAAGATGAAATCCTTCAGTGATCCCCCATCACCATCAAAATTTAAGCCATCAAATGATGCGCCAGacatagaagaagaaacatTACTTGAAAGTGATGGTGATATTGGTGAGGAAGTCCATCCTTTGGATGAAGAACACAATGTTTATGATGGAGGTGCAAATAAACCAACCACATATGAAGAAGCCTTGAATACTAATTTTCAGGCTTCAGATGTTGTTGATATTGCCAACACAAAAGAGCCAATAGGCAATGATTTAAAGAGACAGATTTATGATGGAAAGAGGTTGAGTAGGCTGAATTGTTTTcatgattatttttgttttattttattttcctgattttgtttttttttaaattgttgacTTTTAGGTTTATTGTTTCTAGCTCTTATGTTTAAATGA
Protein-coding sequences here:
- the LOC100795812 gene encoding type IV inositol polyphosphate 5-phosphatase 3; protein product: MEIEHYECGKRTWFGDKREEQAPIESNEFLPRLRRQKSVTSRSQYINKKELRVCVGTWNVGGKLPPDDLDIDDWLGINELADIYVLSLQEIVPLNPGNIFCVEDTRPRQKWENIIRDALNRVRSKAPKMKSFSDPPSPSKFKPSNDAPDIEEETLLESDGDIGEEVHPLDEEHNVYDGGANKPTTYEEALNTNFQASDVVDIANTKEPIGNDLKRQIYDGKR